A segment of the Candidatus Neomarinimicrobiota bacterium genome:
TCTCCTGAGCCTTATACCATTTGCCCTCCGGCAGGCTGAATATGCTGCGGTGTTCTTCGAACTCGGAGAATATCGACCGGATCAGCGCGCCGAAGGATGCGGGATGAAGCTCAACCATCGGACAGCGCTCCCATACTGCGAAGCAGCTTCTCGGGAGTCATCGGCATCTCGGTTAATTGAACACCCACAGCATCCGAAACAGCGCTGATGATCGCCGCTCCGATAGGAATAATAGGCGGTTCGCCCATGCTCTTTGCGCCGTACGGACCGTCCGGTCCTATATCTTCGACTATTAGAGTCGTCATTTGCGGGGTTTCTTCCGGATAAGGCAGAATGTAATTTGAAAAATACGGGTTCAACAACTTGCCGTCTTTGTACTGCAAATCTTCGGTTAACGCATATCCAAGACCCTGAACTATTCCTCCCTCCGCCTGAGCTCTGACTCCCTCCGGGTTTATCGCCCGCCCGACGTCATGAACGGCGAGAACCTCAAGTACAGCAACTTTTCCGGTAAGCCGGTCAACGCGGACTTTAACCACATGGGTAGCAAATGAGTAAGCGAAATAAGTGTTTCCCATCCCTGTTTTGATATCCCACTGCGAATAGGGAGCCACCCACCAACCCGCTGCGGCTAACTTTTCGTTATTTAAAAACGCATTCTCCGCGACCGCATCGAATCCCACGCTTTTTTTCTTGCCTGTTCCGGAATAGGCTCTGTCATTCTTAAAAAATATTTTGGACGGAGATACACCTAACAGTCTCGCGGCTGCCCTGGACAGCTCCGGTTTCAATTGCTCCGAAGCGTTCAGGATCGCATTGCCGCTCATGATACTGCTTCGCGAGGCGACTGTGGGTCCGCTGTCAGGCACGTAACTCGTATCCACTTCAAGGACTCGAATCCGCTCTTTATCCACGCCGAAAGCTTCGGCTGCCATCTGCACGAGTGTCGTCGTCGATCCCTGTCCTAATTCGGTAATTCCTACGGCAACAGATATTGAACCGTCCCTGTGCACCTGAACGTGCGCCCCGGCTCCATCGAGATACCAGCCCATCGCCCCGAGCGTGTTTCCATAGTGCATGCAGGCGATACCCACTCCTTCGCTGTATCTTGAATTAGTTTTCTTCCGGGTTTTTCTTCTCCAAACAGTTGATTCTTTAGCTTTCTTCAGCGTCTCGGGCAGTCCGACGCTTTGACTCAACAGTTGGTTGGTAGCAGTGCGATTACCTTTTCTCAGTATATTCTTTTCGCGTAATTCCAATCTGTCCATTCCCAATTCATCGGCAAGCAGATCCATAATCCGTTCTATACCGAAAGCTGATTGAGGAGCTCCGAATCCCCTGAACGCTCCCGACGGCGGATGGTTTGTGTAGCATGCGTAAGTATCGACTCTCACGTTTGGAATTACGTAAGGTCCCGCTGCGTGAACAACCGCCCGGAACATAACCACGGGTGACAGAGTCGCATACGCTCCGGCAGCCGCATACTGCTCGGCAATCAGACCGACGAGCTTCCCGTTCTTTTTTGCGCCGATCTTGTATTTCATTTCGAAGGGATGACGTTTACTCGAATAGATGGCATCTTCCGCCCTCTCTAAAATCAACCGCACGGGTCTTCCCGTCGCTATCGCGAGCAGCGCCACTCTTGAGCAAAGTTCCGAAGGCACGTCCTCCTTACCGCCGAACGCACCCCCGGTAACCGCCTGAATAATCTTGATTTTGTTATAGGGTATCCCGAGCGCTTCGGAAACCGTCCGCTGGACATAATACGGACATTGAATACTGCCGTAAATTGTTAACGAACCGTCTTTATGCGGAACAACCACCGTGCTGAGAGTTTCGAGATATGCGTGTTCCTGATGAGGCGTCTTCAGATTTGCTTCAACCAGGACATCCGCTTCCTTGAGCGGAGACTTATGATCGCCTTTGCGAATCTTGAGGTGAGAGGCAATATTCCCGCCCGGGTGTATCAACGGTCTCTTGGCGTGATAGCTTTTCTCCGCTGAATAAATGGGAGTAATCGGTTCTAAATCGAACGTTACCTTGGAAGCGGCATATTCGGCTTCTTCTTCCGATTCCGCGGCTATTATGGCTATCGCATCACCGGCATATC
Coding sequences within it:
- a CDS encoding xanthine dehydrogenase family protein — its product is MGNISKNKYRYVGKSVVRVDAWAKVTGKADFLKDMKFARLLHAKMVLSPLPHARLSNLNTAKAKRCEGVVSVAAAEDVPHDNQIGLIIKDQPLFAFEKVRYAGDAIAIIAAESEEEAEYAASKVTFDLEPITPIYSAEKSYHAKRPLIHPGGNIASHLKIRKGDHKSPLKEADVLVEANLKTPHQEHAYLETLSTVVVPHKDGSLTIYGSIQCPYYVQRTVSEALGIPYNKIKIIQAVTGGAFGGKEDVPSELCSRVALLAIATGRPVRLILERAEDAIYSSKRHPFEMKYKIGAKKNGKLVGLIAEQYAAAGAYATLSPVVMFRAVVHAAGPYVIPNVRVDTYACYTNHPPSGAFRGFGAPQSAFGIERIMDLLADELGMDRLELREKNILRKGNRTATNQLLSQSVGLPETLKKAKESTVWRRKTRKKTNSRYSEGVGIACMHYGNTLGAMGWYLDGAGAHVQVHRDGSISVAVGITELGQGSTTTLVQMAAEAFGVDKERIRVLEVDTSYVPDSGPTVASRSSIMSGNAILNASEQLKPELSRAAARLLGVSPSKIFFKNDRAYSGTGKKKSVGFDAVAENAFLNNEKLAAAGWWVAPYSQWDIKTGMGNTYFAYSFATHVVKVRVDRLTGKVAVLEVLAVHDVGRAINPEGVRAQAEGGIVQGLGYALTEDLQYKDGKLLNPYFSNYILPYPEETPQMTTLIVEDIGPDGPYGAKSMGEPPIIPIGAAIISAVSDAVGVQLTEMPMTPEKLLRSMGALSDG